In Edaphobacter aggregans, the sequence ATGTTCCATCAACCGGCAGATATCCAAGCCACGCAAACCAGCAGAGAACAGCCATCGGCATCATCGTACGTAGCCCGGTAACAAACCCAAGCAGGGGGATTGCCATGATCCACGACAACACTGCAAGCGCCATTGGCTTCCTCAATCGCCGCCATCAATTTAGAGCATTCCTCAAGACCAACAAGAGAACACCACCAGACTATAGACCAGCCTGGCCGCCCATCACGTCAAAAAGTGATGGAGGCGCAGACTGGCCAATGTTTCCAGATATTCGGACGCTTTGAGGTCGGTACTGCTGATCAGATCACGGAAGAAGGTTCACGCAGCCACCCATACAGCGGGAACTGCTCCGCAAGCTCACCGACATCCTTGCGGATCTTCTTCAATGCGCCCGCATCGCCCCGACGATCGAGCGCCTGCGCGATCCAGCCTGCAATGACGCGCATCTCCACCTCCTTCATCCCGCGCGTCGTCAGCGCTGGCGTTCCAATCCGGATTCCACTCGGCTTCATCGGAGGATTCGTGTCGTACGGAATCGCATTCTTGTTGACGGTGATTCCAGCCTCGCCCAGCGCGTTCTCCGCCTCCGAGCCAAGAATGCCCTTCTGGAACACATCGACCAGCATCAGATGCGTGTCGGTTCCGCCGGAGATAATGCGATACCCCTCAGCGGCCAGAGCCTCCGCCAGAACCTTCGCATTGGCCACCACCTGCCGCGCATAACCAGCAAACTGTGGATCAAGAGCCTCCTTGAAAGCCACCGCTTTCGCCGCCACAACGTGCATCAAAGGGCCACCCTGCTGCCCCGGAAACACGCTACGATCCACCGCCGCCGCGAATTCCTGCTTGCACAGAATCAAGCCACTGCGCGGCCCACGCAGCGTCTTGTGCGTCGTCGTCGTCACGACATGCGCATGAGGAACTGGCGAAGGATGCGCTCCCCCGGCAACCAGACCAGCAAAATGCGCCATATCAACAACGAGATAAGCTCCAACCTTGTCTGCAATCTCGCGCATCCGGGCAAAGTCAAACTGTCGCGGATAGGCGCTGCCGCCACCAATAATCATCTTCGGCTTCTCACGGACGGCGAGAGCTTCAAGCTCGTCGTAGTCAACGGTCTCCGTGTCCTTCCGAACCTGATAGCCAACAATGCGATACAGCTTGCCCGAAAAGTTGAGCTTGTGACCATGCGTTAGGTGTCCACCGTGCGCCAGGTCCAACCCAAGGACGCAATCGCCGGGGCTCAAAAGCGCCATATAAGCCGCGGCATTTGCCTGCGAACCAGAGTGCGGCTGCACATTCACATGTTCGGCTCCAAAGAGCTGCTTTGCGCGGTCGCGTGCAATGTTCTCGACCACGTCGGCGAATTCGCACCCGCCGTAGTAACGCTTTCCGGGATAGCCCTCAGCGTACTTGTTGGTGAACACCGTACCCGCCGCCTCGAGCACAGCACGACTCACGAAGTTTTCTGATGCGATCATCTCCAGCCCTTCGTGCTGGCGAATGATTTCGTTCTCGATTTGTGCGGCGATGTCAGGGTCGGCGGATGTCAGTTTGGCATTCAGATCGATGGACATAAGGGTATTTTATGCCCTGTATTCCAGATCCATGGTCCGTTATTCGCGCAAAGAAAAGGGTTCGGCGTGGGAAGCTATGTAAACGGCGTTCTACTATGCTAAGGCGAGAAAGCTGTATCCACCGAACGGCGAAGCGCAGATCGAGGGTTATCCTAACAGCGACTTCAGCAGCTAGTTTGAAGGCTTCAGCAAAGCGGAGGCGGAATGCACGCTCTGATTGAACCAGTAGCCCTTTGGGGGCTGGTCAAAGAAGATCGAGTGCACGACTCGATCATAGCTCTAGCCTTCCTTGCGATTCTGATAGCTCCCTGCATCGCGGCGATCTTCGGTAGCTCGTCTGACTCTGAAGAGCCGACCTAGGGAATAGCCTGTTGCTGTTCGGCCAGACGTTTGAAAGCCTGATAGACGAACGAACCCATGTACCAACCGTCCATGTATTTATAGGGTGTTTCTCCTGTGGTGTAGTGACCGCAAGGAAGCACCTTTGAGACATAATCCACGCCATATTGATCGAAGTTTGCAAGAACGTCGAGGGAGAATTCGCGCAAAAACGTCAGGTCATAGGTCGCATGAATGACAAGGACACGCTTCGGGCTTGCGGCGAATCGCTGCATGTACGACATGGGGCTGATTCCAGTAAATATCTGGCGCACTAAGTCCTGCGTGAGCCCTGCCTGTTGAAAGGCTTCGCGAATATGCCGCGTGCTTTGGCCTGTCCACACAACATCGCCAAACCAGGTTGAGGCGTGGTTGAAGGCACAGACCTTAAGGCGAGAGTCATGAGCGGCGGCGATGAAGGCATAACAGCTGCCGAGACTCGTCCCCAGCACACCGAACTGCTCGTAGCCTTGTGATTCAAGCCAGTCAAGGCAGCTGCGAATGTCGACGACGGCCTGCCTGCAGGCCTCGATGGTGCGGCCCACGTTCGCGCTGACGGCGTAGTCAGACCGCTCGAGCTCGGCTGGCCGCCTGATGTCGTGGTATGGCTTGGAGAGGCGTAATGCACTGATTCCGAAGCGATTGAATAAGGTGCAGAGCGCGTTGTGGCTGAAAGCATCTGCGTTCCACTGCGGCATTACGATGATTGCCTGCTTCGGCCTGCGGCCCTGCTTTGCCTTCTGCTTGTCTGTTAGTTCTGGCGCGGGATACCAACGCGCGTTGACGATGTCGTTTTCGGGGTAGCGGGTGCGGATGGGAGAGGTGAAACGGAGAAATTCGGCTTCTTCTAGTTCGCCCTCTTCTGCTTTGCGCTTTAATTCTGCGTCCTGAGCCAGTGTTTCTGGGCGGACATTGGTTGGAAAGAGCTGTGGATGGCGGGTTTCGAGGCGGAAATCCGTGGGTGTGTCGTATCCGAAAAACTCCTCTGAATGGTTGACTATGACGTCGTTTATGGCGGTCATTCGCTGGAGATCATCTGCGTAATCAGTGGACA encodes:
- the glyA gene encoding serine hydroxymethyltransferase gives rise to the protein MSIDLNAKLTSADPDIAAQIENEIIRQHEGLEMIASENFVSRAVLEAAGTVFTNKYAEGYPGKRYYGGCEFADVVENIARDRAKQLFGAEHVNVQPHSGSQANAAAYMALLSPGDCVLGLDLAHGGHLTHGHKLNFSGKLYRIVGYQVRKDTETVDYDELEALAVREKPKMIIGGGSAYPRQFDFARMREIADKVGAYLVVDMAHFAGLVAGGAHPSPVPHAHVVTTTTHKTLRGPRSGLILCKQEFAAAVDRSVFPGQQGGPLMHVVAAKAVAFKEALDPQFAGYARQVVANAKVLAEALAAEGYRIISGGTDTHLMLVDVFQKGILGSEAENALGEAGITVNKNAIPYDTNPPMKPSGIRIGTPALTTRGMKEVEMRVIAGWIAQALDRRGDAGALKKIRKDVGELAEQFPLYGWLREPSSVI
- a CDS encoding alpha/beta hydrolase family protein; this encodes MLSRLYAKWMFSWETALTTRDTNRIVRPLEWGFDWLKDFSPLANLSTDYADDLQRMTAINDVIVNHSEEFFGYDTPTDFRLETRHPQLFPTNVRPETLAQDAELKRKAEEGELEEAEFLRFTSPIRTRYPENDIVNARWYPAPELTDKQKAKQGRRPKQAIIVMPQWNADAFSHNALCTLFNRFGISALRLSKPYHDIRRPAELERSDYAVSANVGRTIEACRQAVVDIRSCLDWLESQGYEQFGVLGTSLGSCYAFIAAAHDSRLKVCAFNHASTWFGDVVWTGQSTRHIREAFQQAGLTQDLVRQIFTGISPMSYMQRFAASPKRVLVIHATYDLTFLREFSLDVLANFDQYGVDYVSKVLPCGHYTTGETPYKYMDGWYMGSFVYQAFKRLAEQQQAIP